In the genome of Columba livia isolate bColLiv1 breed racing homer chromosome 10, bColLiv1.pat.W.v2, whole genome shotgun sequence, one region contains:
- the NISCH gene encoding nischarin isoform X2, translating into MEAAAGGEEGEEPPREARVLGSELVETYTVYIIQVSVGNHQWTVKHRYSDFHDLHEKLVSEKKIDKNLLPPKKIIGKNSKSLVEKRQKELEVYLQTLLVKFPVTAPKVLSHFLHFHFYEINGITAALAEELFHKGEQLLMAGEVFTIRPLQLYAVTQQLLQGKPTCVNGDAKTDLGHILDFTCRLKYLKVTGTGGPFGTSNIQEHLLPFDLSIFKSLHQIEISHCGGKLIKGLTSSKHALATMSVRFSATSMKEILVPEASEFDQWEPEDATSSCPVTAVIPTWRTLTTLDMSHNSISQIDDSVKLIPKIEFLDLSHNGVSLVENLQHLYNLVHLDLSYNKLTSLEGVHTKLGNIKTLNLAGNQLERLCGLNKLYSLVNLDLSNNKIEQIDEVKNIGNLPCLEKVVLSSNPLSIIPDYRTKVLAQFGDRAAEVCLDNIVTTEKELDTVEVLKAIQKAKEVKYKLSNSDKKISEDSRLTAASSKSNCSSLTVRPSSPSLPRPVSSSQEIICEETVLASNFLQSSGSTPTDHTFPQRCFEILDSTCKNQRP; encoded by the exons gtaTACATTATTCAGGTCAGTGTTGGCAATCATCAGTGGACAGTCAAACATCGTTACAGTGATTTCCATGACCTGCATGAAAAG cttgtttcagaaaagaaaatagataaaaatCTATTACCTCCCAAGAAGATTATTGGGAAAAATTCCAAAAGCCTGGtggagaaaagacagaaggaatTAGAGGTCTACCTGCAAACCCTGCTAGTCAAGTTCCCTGTTACTGCTCCAAAAGTTTTGTCACACTTCCTacactttcatttttat GAGATCAATGGGATCACTGCTGCACTGGCTGAAGAGCTCTTCCACAAAG GAGAGCAGTTGTTAATGGCTGGAGAAGTCTTCACCATCAGACCCTTGCAGTTATACGCTGTCACTCAACAGTTGCTGCAGGGAAAGCCTACGTGTGTTAATGGAGATGCCAAGACAGATCTGGGTCATATTCTAGACTTCACTTGTAGGCTCAAGTATTTAAAG GTCACTGGAACAGGGGGACCTTTTGGAACCAGTAACATTCAGGAGCATCTCTTGCCTTTTGATCTGTCAATTTTCAAATCGCTTCATCAAATAGAG atcagTCATTGTGGGGGAAAGCTTATCAAAGGGCTGACTTCATCAAAACATGCTCTGGCCACGATGAGTGTTAGATTTTCGGCAACATCAATGAAG GAAATCCTAGTGCCTGAGGCCTCTGAGTTTGATCAGTGGGAGCCAGAGGATGCAACTTCAAGTTGTCCAGTGACAGCAGTTATCCCAACTTGGAGAACTTTAACAACTTTGGATATGAGTCACAACAGCATCTCTCAAATTGATGATTCAGtg AAATTAATTCCAAAGATTGAATTCCTGGATTTGAGTCACAATGGAGTGTCTCTGGTAGAAAATTTACAG CATCTTTACAACCTTGTTCACCTGGACTTATCCTACAACAAACTTACATCTCTAGAAGGTGTTCACACAAAACTGGGAAACATCAAGACTCTGAATTTAGCAGGAAATCAGCTAGAAAGGCTGTGTGGTCTTAACAAACTGTACTCGTTAGTCAACTTGGACCTGAGCAACAACAAAATAGAGCAG ATTGATGAAGTAAAAAATATAGGAAACCTCCCATGCTTGGAAAAGGTGGTCTTATCCAGCAATCCGTTGAGCATCATCCCTGATTACCGGACCAAAGTACTCGCTCAGTTTGGGGACAGGGCCGCAGAG gtcTGTTTGGATAACATTGTTACCACAGAAAAGGAACTAGACACTGTGGAAGTGCTAAAAGCTattcagaaagcaaaggagGTGAAGTACAAACTGAGCAACTCTGATAAAAAG ATCAGTGAGGACTCCAGGCTCACTGCTGCCAGCTCCAAATCAAACTGTTCTTCTCTTACTGTTCgtccttcctctccctctctgccTCGTCCTGTCAGCTCCAGCCAAG AAATAATTTGTGAAGAAACAGTCCTAGCCAGCAATTTTTTGCAGTCCAGTGGTTCGACTCCTACAGACCATACATTTCCCCAGAGATGCTTTGAAATACTGGACTCCACATGTAAAAATCAG AGGCCTTAA
- the NISCH gene encoding nischarin isoform X1: MEAAAGGEEGEEPPREARVLGSELVETYTVYIIQVSVGNHQWTVKHRYSDFHDLHEKLVSEKKIDKNLLPPKKIIGKNSKSLVEKRQKELEVYLQTLLVKFPVTAPKVLSHFLHFHFYEINGITAALAEELFHKGEQLLMAGEVFTIRPLQLYAVTQQLLQGKPTCVNGDAKTDLGHILDFTCRLKYLKVTGTGGPFGTSNIQEHLLPFDLSIFKSLHQIEISHCGGKLIKGLTSSKHALATMSVRFSATSMKEILVPEASEFDQWEPEDATSSCPVTAVIPTWRTLTTLDMSHNSISQIDDSVKLIPKIEFLDLSHNGVSLVENLQHLYNLVHLDLSYNKLTSLEGVHTKLGNIKTLNLAGNQLERLCGLNKLYSLVNLDLSNNKIEQIDEVKNIGNLPCLEKVVLSSNPLSIIPDYRTKVLAQFGDRAAEVCLDNIVTTEKELDTVEVLKAIQKAKEVKYKLSNSDKKISEDSRLTAASSKSNCSSLTVRPSSPSLPRPVSSSQEIICEETVLASNFLQSSGSTPTDHTFPQRCFEILDSTCKNQAPASLLDLCEEYGSGHHTCSDHSEEEHCAVPDPCNTVILPFNCMSYTATNQDFVQHLSALIVQTVQRSPPSFAENKESPLGDSRTTDKEDGYFEMGLHEGDQTCEFSTTRSSDSIPVESVDIVKILWSFSIHIHKGLRQFASCLVLTDDMLAVFEIPHQELRGKCQHIPSALKLMLCFPYTDLTEFGFLLPEICLTLKVKTSDNCLFIVSDFQNLQDFYSCLHTCYSQHHMSVLPSSTLYCGKANLQTFLGQLMELNCISAEDVEIKGCFPTYLVCGNKTNVQKIFHRPESAGNSKERSKNVLCSALYSSVYKSSDQGPCVVHPCWIFLTPQHLYIVKVDFSLLPGKWVGTEELGSVFKLNRIPLASLVLHPTHGSTQQKGSFSDGHVLELLVGYRFVTAVFILPHEKFHFLRIYSLLRTLLQDVKTIIIFKASSKPDAVRNHVVEANRHGQSASFCKPHLTLSSLYPSEFLMQKITEDNQIPVHLHVSASLQYVAGLKGNALVEFFHGNIAEVENEELRHLMWSSVLFYKTPNVEVMACVLLSTKAIYFLLDDSFIHADEHQSDFWNKENSDCENSSFHLSCCFVLKLNDLQSVNVGLFDQYFRITGHSADHIVTCLTRDSYNTHTFIQQLMAVLSLLARTPSPEPVDKDFYSEFGSKNTGKMENYELIHSSRVKFIYPNEEEIGDLAFLVAEKMDGLTNLPSLNILLYVLAFQVNHVEGSAQNTSLLQPKTLILTSSDLFLFDEDYISYPLPEFAKEPPKRDKYQLADGRRIRDLDRVLMGYQTYPQALTFVFDDVQNQDLMQNLTLDHFGDDDSAPKGNAKQEGSRSREIQWYIFIPSAESREKLISLLARQWEILCGRELPLELTG, translated from the exons gtaTACATTATTCAGGTCAGTGTTGGCAATCATCAGTGGACAGTCAAACATCGTTACAGTGATTTCCATGACCTGCATGAAAAG cttgtttcagaaaagaaaatagataaaaatCTATTACCTCCCAAGAAGATTATTGGGAAAAATTCCAAAAGCCTGGtggagaaaagacagaaggaatTAGAGGTCTACCTGCAAACCCTGCTAGTCAAGTTCCCTGTTACTGCTCCAAAAGTTTTGTCACACTTCCTacactttcatttttat GAGATCAATGGGATCACTGCTGCACTGGCTGAAGAGCTCTTCCACAAAG GAGAGCAGTTGTTAATGGCTGGAGAAGTCTTCACCATCAGACCCTTGCAGTTATACGCTGTCACTCAACAGTTGCTGCAGGGAAAGCCTACGTGTGTTAATGGAGATGCCAAGACAGATCTGGGTCATATTCTAGACTTCACTTGTAGGCTCAAGTATTTAAAG GTCACTGGAACAGGGGGACCTTTTGGAACCAGTAACATTCAGGAGCATCTCTTGCCTTTTGATCTGTCAATTTTCAAATCGCTTCATCAAATAGAG atcagTCATTGTGGGGGAAAGCTTATCAAAGGGCTGACTTCATCAAAACATGCTCTGGCCACGATGAGTGTTAGATTTTCGGCAACATCAATGAAG GAAATCCTAGTGCCTGAGGCCTCTGAGTTTGATCAGTGGGAGCCAGAGGATGCAACTTCAAGTTGTCCAGTGACAGCAGTTATCCCAACTTGGAGAACTTTAACAACTTTGGATATGAGTCACAACAGCATCTCTCAAATTGATGATTCAGtg AAATTAATTCCAAAGATTGAATTCCTGGATTTGAGTCACAATGGAGTGTCTCTGGTAGAAAATTTACAG CATCTTTACAACCTTGTTCACCTGGACTTATCCTACAACAAACTTACATCTCTAGAAGGTGTTCACACAAAACTGGGAAACATCAAGACTCTGAATTTAGCAGGAAATCAGCTAGAAAGGCTGTGTGGTCTTAACAAACTGTACTCGTTAGTCAACTTGGACCTGAGCAACAACAAAATAGAGCAG ATTGATGAAGTAAAAAATATAGGAAACCTCCCATGCTTGGAAAAGGTGGTCTTATCCAGCAATCCGTTGAGCATCATCCCTGATTACCGGACCAAAGTACTCGCTCAGTTTGGGGACAGGGCCGCAGAG gtcTGTTTGGATAACATTGTTACCACAGAAAAGGAACTAGACACTGTGGAAGTGCTAAAAGCTattcagaaagcaaaggagGTGAAGTACAAACTGAGCAACTCTGATAAAAAG ATCAGTGAGGACTCCAGGCTCACTGCTGCCAGCTCCAAATCAAACTGTTCTTCTCTTACTGTTCgtccttcctctccctctctgccTCGTCCTGTCAGCTCCAGCCAAG AAATAATTTGTGAAGAAACAGTCCTAGCCAGCAATTTTTTGCAGTCCAGTGGTTCGACTCCTACAGACCATACATTTCCCCAGAGATGCTTTGAAATACTGGACTCCACATGTAAAAATCAG GCACCTGCCTCTCTATTGGATTTATGTGAAGAGTATGGCAGCGGTCATCATACGTG TTCGGATCATTCAGAGGAAGAACACTGTGCAGTGCCTGACCCCTGTAACACAGTCATCTTGCCTTTTAATTGTATGTCATACACTGCCACAAACCAAGATTTTGTCCAGCACCTTTCTGCCTTGATAGTGCAGACTGTGCAGAGATCCCCCCCCTCCTTCGCAGAGAACAAGGAAAGCCCTCTGGGTGACTCCAGAACCACAGACAAAGAAGATGGGTATTTTGAAATGGGACTTCATGAAGGAGATCAGACCTGTGAGTTCAGCACTACTCGGTCATCTGACAGCATCCCAGTGGAGAGTGTTGACATAGTCAAAATTCTCTGGAGTTTTTCTATTCACATTCATAAGGGACTCAGGCAGTTCGCTTCCTGTTTGGTTTTGACTGATGATATGCTAGCTGTGTTTGAGATTCCTCATCAGGAATTGAGAGGAAAATGTCAGCACATCCCCTCTGCCTTGAAATTAATGCTGTGTTTTCCATATACTGATCTAACAGAATTTGGCTTTCTCCTGCCAGAAATCTGTTTAACACTGAAGGTGAAAACCAGTGACAACTGCTTGTTTATTGTTTCGGACTTCCAGAATCTTCAAGACTTTTATTCCTGTTTACACACATGTTACTCTCAACACCACATGTCAGTGTTACCAAGCTCCACGTTGTACTGTGGAAAAGCAAACCTCCAGACATTTCTCGGTCAGCTTATGGAATTGAATTGCATTTCGGCAGAAGATGTCGAAATAAAAGGTTGTTTCCCAACATATCTTGTTTGTGGGAATAAAACCAATGTTCAGAAAATCTTTCATCGGCCAGAGTCAGCTGGCAATAGCAAAGAACGatcaaaaaatgttttgtgctCTGCACTTTATTCTTCAGTGTATAAATCTTCTGACCAGGGTCCCTGTGTGGTCCATCCATGTTGGATATTTCTAACACCCCAGCATTTGTACATAGTAAAGGTGGATTTCAGTTTACTGCCAGGTAAATGGGTGGGCACAGAAGAGTTGGGAAGTGTTTTTAAGCTGAATAGGATTCCGTTAGCATCTCTTGTGCTGCATCCAACTCACGGATCCACCCAGCAGAAGGGTTCATTTTCGGATGGGCATGTGCTGGAGTTGCTTGTTGGATACAGATTTGTTACAGCAGTGTTCATTCTACCTCATGAGAAATTCCACTTCCTAAGAATCTACAGTCTTTTAAGGACACTCCTGCAGGATGTGAAgactattattattttcaaagcttCAAGCAAACCAGATGCTGTAAGAAACCACGTTGTGGAGGCAAACAGACATGGTCAGTCAGCAAG CTTTTGCAAACCTCACCTGACGCTGTCATCTTTATATCCATCTGAATTTCTTATGCAGAAGATAACAGAAGATAACCAGATTCCTGTTCACCTTCATGTTTCTGCATCTCTGCAGTAtgtggctgggctgaagggaaATGCTCTGGTTGAGTTTTTCCATGGCAACATTGCAGAG GTGGAAAATGAAGAGTTGAGACATCTCATGTGGTCTTCAGTTCTGTTTTACAAGACTCCCAACGTGGAAGTGATGGCTTGTGTGCTTCTCTCAACAAAAGCCATTTACTTTCTGTTGGATGATTCTTTCATCCATGCTGATGAGCATCAGTCGG ATTTTTGGAACAAAGAAAACTCAGATTGTGAAAATAGCTCTTTCCACCTCTCTTGCTGCTTTGTGCTAAAACTTAATGACCTGCAGTCAGTAAATGTTGGCCTGTTTGACCAATACTTCCGAATTACTG GACATTCTGCAGATCATATAGTCACTTGCCTGACAAGAGACAGTTACAACACTCACACCTTCATACAGCAGCTCATGGCAGTTCTGTCACTGCTTGCGCGCACACCTTCACCTGAGCCAGTAGATAAAGACTTCTACTCCGAATTTGGGAGTAAAAACACGG GAAAAATGGAGAATTATGAACTGATTCACTCTAGCAGAGTAAAATTTATTTATCCAAATGAAGAGGAAATTGGGGACCTTGCCTTTCTGGTGGCAGAGAAAATGGATGGTTTGACTAATCTTCCGTCCCTCAACATCCTTCTGTATGTGTTGGCTTTTCAAGTAAATCATGTTGAAGGGTCTGCTCAAAACACTAGTTTGCTTCAGCCTAAAACACTTATATTAACCAGCTCTGATTTGTTCCTCTTTGATGAAGATTATATCAGTTACCCACTACCTGAATTTGCTAAGGAACCGCCAAAGAGAGATAAGTATCAGCTTGCAGATGGAAGACGAATCCGGGATTTAGATAGAGTACTTATGGGTTATCAGACATATCCACAGGCACTTACATTTGTGTTTGATGATGTTCAGAATCAGGATCTGATGCAGAATTTAACACTGGATCACTTTGGAGACGATGATAGTGCCCCAAAGGGAAATGCTAAACaagaaggcagcaggagcagagagaTCCAGTGGTACATCTTCATCCCAAGCGCAGAAAGCAGGGAGAAATTAATTTCGCTGCTTGCAAGACAGTGGGAGATCCTGTGTGGTAGGGAACTGCCTTTGGAACTCACTGGGTAA